One stretch of Pseudomonas fragi DNA includes these proteins:
- a CDS encoding Lon protease family protein, which produces MPDSVATSLRLAPDALTRPFSAEQFSFSNTNDLEPFRGILGQERAVEALQFGVAMPRPGYNVFVMGEPGTGRFSFVKRYLKAEGKRLKSPSDWVYVNNFDEPREPRALELPSSSAGAFIGDINHLIDNLLATFPAVFEHPTYQQRKSAIDRGFNQRYDRALDVIERLALEKGVALYRDSSNVAFTPMSDGKALDEAEFSQLPEADRERFHEDISELEERLNEELASLPQWKRESNNQLRQLNEETITLALQPLLSPLSQKYAENAAVCGYLQAMQVYLLKTVVEQLVDDSKTDAQARKLLDEQYLPSLVVGQPLSGGAPVVFEPHPTYDNLFGRIEYSTDQGALYTTYRQLRPGALHRANGGFLILEAEKMLSEPFVWDALKRALQSRKLKMESPLGEMGRLATVTLNPQVIPLQVKVIIIGARQLYYTLQDLDPDFQEMFRVLVDFDEDIPMVDESLEQFAQLLTTRTSEEGMAPLTAGAVARLATYSARLAEHQGRLSARIGDLFQLVSEADFIRHLASDEMTDAGHIERALKAKATRTGRVSARILDDMLAGIILIDTDGAAVGKCNGLTVLEVGDSAFGVPARISATVYPGGSGIVDIEREVNLGQPIHSKGVMILTGYLGSRYAQEFPLAISASIALEQSYGYVDGDSASLGEACTLISALSKTPLKQCFAITGSINQFGEVQAVGGVNEKIEGFFRLCEARGLTGEQGAIIPQANVATLMLDEKVLQAVREGKFHVYAVRQADEALSLLVGEPAGEPDAEGQFPEGSVNARVVERLRVIAEMINDDDLKEAEKELLAEALAAKKPA; this is translated from the coding sequence ATGCCTGATTCTGTTGCCACCAGCTTGCGTCTAGCGCCTGATGCGCTAACCCGTCCTTTTTCTGCTGAACAGTTCAGCTTCTCGAACACCAATGATCTGGAACCTTTCCGCGGCATTCTCGGCCAGGAACGTGCGGTCGAAGCCTTGCAGTTCGGCGTGGCCATGCCTCGCCCGGGTTACAACGTATTTGTCATGGGCGAGCCGGGTACGGGTCGCTTCTCGTTCGTCAAACGCTACCTCAAGGCCGAGGGCAAGCGCCTGAAGTCGCCGAGCGACTGGGTCTACGTCAACAACTTTGACGAACCCCGCGAGCCCCGAGCCCTGGAATTGCCTTCCAGTAGCGCGGGCGCTTTTATTGGCGATATCAACCATTTGATCGACAACCTGCTGGCAACCTTCCCGGCCGTGTTCGAACACCCGACTTATCAACAGCGCAAAAGCGCGATCGATCGCGGTTTCAATCAGCGTTATGACCGCGCCCTGGATGTGATCGAGCGCCTGGCCCTGGAAAAAGGCGTGGCGTTGTATCGCGACAGCAGCAACGTGGCCTTCACGCCGATGAGCGATGGCAAGGCGCTGGACGAAGCCGAATTCTCGCAATTGCCTGAAGCCGATCGCGAACGCTTCCACGAGGATATTTCCGAACTGGAAGAGCGACTGAACGAAGAGCTGGCCAGCCTGCCGCAGTGGAAGCGCGAGTCGAACAACCAGCTGCGCCAGTTGAATGAAGAAACCATTACCCTGGCCCTGCAGCCATTGCTGTCGCCGCTGTCGCAGAAGTACGCCGAAAATGCTGCGGTGTGCGGCTATCTGCAGGCGATGCAGGTGTACCTGCTGAAAACCGTGGTCGAGCAACTGGTCGACGACAGCAAGACCGACGCCCAGGCGCGCAAGCTGCTCGATGAGCAGTACCTGCCGAGCCTGGTGGTGGGCCAGCCGCTCAGTGGCGGCGCACCGGTGGTGTTCGAGCCGCACCCGACCTACGACAACCTGTTTGGCCGTATCGAATACAGCACTGACCAGGGCGCGCTGTACACCACCTATCGCCAGCTGCGCCCCGGCGCCTTGCACCGTGCCAATGGCGGCTTTCTGATTCTTGAAGCCGAGAAAATGCTCAGCGAGCCATTTGTCTGGGATGCCCTCAAACGCGCCCTGCAATCGCGCAAGCTGAAAATGGAATCGCCGCTGGGCGAGATGGGCCGCCTGGCCACCGTGACCCTTAACCCGCAGGTTATCCCGCTGCAGGTCAAGGTCATCATCATCGGTGCGCGCCAGCTGTATTACACGTTGCAGGACCTGGATCCGGACTTCCAGGAGATGTTCCGCGTACTGGTGGATTTCGACGAAGATATCCCGATGGTCGACGAGAGCCTGGAGCAGTTCGCCCAATTGCTCACCACCCGCACCTCGGAAGAGGGCATGGCGCCATTGACCGCCGGGGCCGTGGCACGCCTGGCCACCTACAGCGCGCGCCTGGCCGAGCATCAGGGACGTTTGTCGGCGCGTATTGGCGATCTGTTCCAATTGGTCAGCGAGGCGGACTTCATCCGTCACCTGGCGAGCGACGAGATGACCGACGCGGGCCATATCGAGCGTGCCCTCAAGGCCAAGGCCACCCGCACCGGGCGTGTGTCGGCGCGCATCCTCGATGACATGCTGGCGGGGATCATCCTGATCGACACCGATGGCGCGGCCGTGGGCAAGTGCAACGGCCTGACCGTGCTCGAAGTCGGCGACTCGGCGTTTGGCGTGCCTGCACGAATTTCCGCCACGGTGTACCCGGGTGGCAGCGGCATTGTCGATATCGAACGCGAGGTTAATCTGGGCCAGCCGATTCACTCCAAGGGGGTGATGATCCTGACCGGGTACCTGGGCAGCCGTTACGCCCAGGAGTTCCCGCTGGCGATTTCGGCCAGTATCGCGCTGGAACAATCCTACGGTTATGTGGATGGCGACAGTGCGTCGTTGGGTGAGGCTTGTACGCTGATCTCGGCACTGTCCAAAACACCGCTCAAGCAGTGTTTTGCCATTACCGGTTCGATCAACCAGTTCGGCGAAGTGCAGGCGGTGGGCGGGGTTAACGAGAAGATCGAAGGCTTCTTCCGCCTTTGCGAAGCGCGTGGGCTGACAGGCGAGCAGGGTGCGATTATCCCGCAGGCCAACGTAGCGACCTTGATGCTCGACGAGAAGGTTCTGCAGGCAGTGCGCGAGGGCAAGTTCCATGTGTACGCGGTACGCCAGGCCGATGAGGCTTTGAGCCTGCTGGTGGGCGAGCCTGCCGGTGAACCGGATGCCGAGGGCCAGTTCCCTGAAGGCAGCGTTAACGCCCGAGTGGTCGAGCGGTTGCGGGTGATTGCTGAAATGATCAACGACGACGACCTCAAGGAAGCCGAAAAGGAGTTGTTGGCGGAAGCCCTGGCCGCAAAAAAACCGGCCTGA
- a CDS encoding DUF4105 domain-containing protein produces the protein MLKRLAYLALCACAPLYAAPHIDDQRVQQLANDPFWISLGHYEAGKLSGWRSYVSDDKFFLAPDGAHHPDAELRATVEALYAPLSLGDKHPQCVYPARTRWLKAQLNLNDLPKAECAEFTQWFKDVAPHSTVMIFPAAYLNSPSSMFGHTLLRIDQADVQHNKTALLSYAINFGAYIEGSDNSILYAWKGLAGGYPGLFALVPYQEKLSEYRSLENRDLWEYRLNLTPEETQRMVEHVWELKQIQFDYFFFDENCSYRLLELLQVARPGLQLTTQFPLTAIPTDTVKAVKEAGLVESIEYRPSRERELLDRAKALDPEEQQWVLQVSADQAQLQNPTFKALPKARQALIIDAAYRLERYRANGLERDPARSQRSFELLRAINQNPAPELQVEKPELPENGHESRTWQLGAGSRDDKAFAEYGLRMAYHDLNDNGPGFPLGAQIEILQLKLRQYEGNQWQVQQLDLANIRSLTPRNDLLQPWSWQVGGGLERVLGKHGDENLVSHVNGGAGGTWQLADNLLGFALGTVRIEHNNDFAAFVAPAAGFDTGLLWRNPVGNLSLEAKGDYFTNGEIRRSLSLNQQWEVSRNLGLRLSAQREFSKLTTPVNEVMLELKWYHY, from the coding sequence ATGCTCAAACGCCTTGCCTACCTGGCGCTCTGTGCCTGCGCCCCGCTGTATGCCGCACCCCATATCGACGATCAACGTGTGCAGCAGTTGGCCAACGACCCGTTCTGGATCTCACTGGGGCATTACGAAGCCGGCAAGCTGAGCGGCTGGCGAAGCTATGTCAGCGACGACAAATTCTTTCTCGCCCCCGACGGCGCCCATCACCCCGATGCCGAACTGCGCGCTACCGTCGAGGCGTTGTATGCGCCCTTGAGCCTGGGCGACAAGCACCCGCAATGCGTCTACCCGGCCCGCACCCGCTGGCTCAAGGCCCAACTGAACCTGAACGATCTGCCCAAGGCCGAGTGCGCAGAGTTCACGCAGTGGTTCAAGGACGTTGCACCACACAGTACGGTGATGATTTTTCCGGCGGCCTACCTCAACAGCCCGTCCTCCATGTTCGGCCATACCCTGCTACGCATCGACCAGGCCGACGTGCAACACAACAAGACCGCCCTGCTCAGCTATGCGATCAACTTCGGCGCCTATATCGAGGGTTCCGACAACAGCATCCTGTATGCCTGGAAGGGCTTGGCCGGTGGCTATCCGGGCCTGTTCGCGCTGGTGCCCTACCAGGAAAAACTCTCGGAATACCGCAGCCTGGAAAACCGCGACCTGTGGGAATACCGGCTCAATCTGACACCCGAAGAAACCCAGCGCATGGTTGAGCATGTGTGGGAACTCAAGCAGATCCAGTTCGACTATTTCTTCTTCGACGAAAACTGCTCCTATCGCCTGCTGGAGCTGTTGCAAGTGGCCCGCCCCGGCCTGCAACTGACCACGCAGTTTCCATTGACCGCAATCCCTACCGACACGGTAAAAGCAGTCAAGGAAGCCGGGCTGGTGGAAAGCATCGAATACCGCCCGTCCCGTGAACGTGAATTGCTGGACCGGGCCAAAGCCCTCGACCCCGAAGAACAGCAATGGGTATTGCAGGTCAGCGCCGATCAGGCCCAGTTGCAAAACCCGACATTCAAGGCGCTGCCCAAAGCGCGCCAGGCACTGATTATCGACGCCGCCTACCGGCTTGAGCGTTACCGGGCCAATGGCCTTGAGCGTGACCCCGCGCGCTCACAGCGCAGCTTTGAACTGTTGCGGGCGATCAACCAGAACCCGGCGCCCGAATTGCAGGTGGAAAAACCCGAGCTGCCCGAAAACGGCCATGAGTCGCGCACCTGGCAACTGGGTGCCGGTAGCCGTGACGACAAGGCATTTGCCGAATACGGCTTGCGCATGGCCTACCACGACCTCAACGACAACGGCCCGGGCTTCCCCCTGGGCGCGCAGATTGAAATCCTGCAACTCAAGCTGCGCCAGTACGAAGGCAACCAGTGGCAAGTGCAGCAACTGGACCTGGCCAATATCCGCTCCCTGACGCCGCGCAATGACCTGCTGCAACCCTGGTCATGGCAAGTGGGCGGCGGGCTGGAGCGGGTGCTGGGCAAACACGGCGACGAAAACCTGGTCAGCCATGTCAACGGCGGTGCAGGTGGTACCTGGCAATTGGCGGACAACCTGCTCGGTTTTGCGCTCGGGACGGTGCGCATCGAGCACAACAACGACTTCGCGGCGTTTGTGGCCCCTGCAGCCGGCTTTGATACGGGGCTACTGTGGCGTAACCCGGTGGGCAACCTGAGCCTGGAAGCCAAGGGCGACTACTTCACCAACGGTGAAATCCGTCGTAGCCTGAGCCTGAATCAGCAATGGGAAGTTTCGCGCAATCTGGGTCTGCGCCTGAGCGCACAGCGTGAATTCAGCAAGCTGACCACCCCCGTCAACGAGGTGATGCTGGAGTTGAAGTGGTATCACTACTAA
- the ettA gene encoding energy-dependent translational throttle protein EttA: protein MSKSDKAGKTGSYVFTMHRLGKVVPPKREILKNISLSFFPGAKIGVLGLNGSGKSTLLKIMAGVDTEFDGEARPMPDLNIGYLPQEPQLDPNKTVREVVEEAVSVIKDAQARLDQVYAEYADPDADFDKLAAEQAKLEAILQAGDGHNLERQLEVAADALRLPAWDAKVEHLSGGEKRRVALCRLLLSAPDMLLLDEPTNHLDADSVAWLEHFLHDFPGTVVAITHDRYFLDNVAGWILELDRGAGIPYEGNYSGWLQAKSDRLAAESKQQSAHEKAMKDELEWVRKGAKARQSKSKARLQRFEELQSQEFQKRSETNEIYIPAGPRLGDKVIEFKNVSKGYGDRVLIDNLSFAMPKGAIVGVIGGNGAGKSTLFRMLMGKEQPDSGSIEIGDTVQLACVDQSRDDLDGSKTVFQAISDGSDVIRIGNYEIPSRTYVGRFNFKGGDQQKFVKDLSGGERGRLHLALTLKEGANVLLLDEPSNDLDVETLRSLEEALLDFPGAAIVISHDRWFLDRVATHILAYEDDSQAIFFEGNYTEYEADRKKRLGEAATLPHRVRHKKLAQ from the coding sequence ATGTCAAAAAGTGACAAAGCAGGCAAAACAGGCTCTTACGTTTTCACCATGCATCGGCTGGGCAAAGTTGTGCCGCCGAAGCGGGAAATCCTGAAAAACATCTCCCTGTCGTTTTTCCCGGGCGCCAAAATCGGCGTGCTGGGCCTCAACGGTTCGGGTAAATCCACCCTGTTGAAAATCATGGCGGGCGTTGACACCGAGTTCGACGGCGAAGCGCGTCCGATGCCAGACCTGAACATCGGCTACCTGCCGCAGGAACCGCAGCTGGATCCAAACAAGACCGTACGCGAAGTGGTGGAAGAAGCCGTGAGCGTGATCAAGGACGCCCAGGCGCGTCTGGATCAGGTTTACGCCGAATACGCCGACCCGGATGCCGACTTCGACAAGCTGGCCGCTGAACAGGCCAAGCTCGAAGCCATTTTGCAAGCTGGCGACGGCCATAACCTTGAGCGCCAGCTGGAAGTCGCCGCCGATGCGCTGCGCCTGCCGGCCTGGGATGCCAAGGTCGAGCACCTGTCGGGTGGCGAGAAGCGCCGTGTGGCCCTGTGCCGCCTGCTGCTGTCGGCCCCGGACATGCTGCTGCTCGACGAACCGACCAACCACCTGGATGCTGATTCGGTGGCCTGGCTGGAGCACTTCCTGCACGACTTCCCGGGTACCGTGGTTGCGATTACGCACGACCGTTACTTCCTGGACAACGTAGCAGGCTGGATCCTGGAACTTGACCGCGGTGCGGGCATTCCTTACGAAGGCAACTACTCGGGCTGGCTGCAAGCCAAGTCCGATCGTCTGGCTGCCGAATCCAAGCAGCAGTCGGCCCATGAAAAGGCCATGAAAGACGAGCTGGAATGGGTGCGTAAAGGCGCCAAGGCGCGTCAGTCCAAGTCCAAGGCCCGTCTGCAGCGTTTCGAAGAACTGCAATCGCAGGAATTCCAGAAGCGCAGCGAAACCAACGAAATCTACATCCCGGCCGGTCCGCGCCTGGGTGACAAGGTGATCGAGTTCAAGAACGTATCCAAGGGTTATGGCGATCGCGTGTTGATCGACAACCTGTCGTTCGCCATGCCTAAAGGCGCCATCGTCGGCGTGATCGGCGGTAACGGTGCCGGTAAGTCGACCCTGTTCCGCATGCTGATGGGCAAGGAACAGCCGGATTCGGGCAGCATCGAAATCGGTGACACTGTGCAACTGGCCTGTGTGGACCAGAGCCGTGACGACCTGGATGGCAGCAAGACCGTATTCCAGGCGATTTCTGACGGTTCCGATGTGATCCGCATCGGTAACTACGAAATCCCGTCGCGTACCTATGTAGGTCGTTTCAACTTCAAGGGTGGCGATCAGCAGAAGTTCGTCAAGGACCTGTCCGGTGGTGAGCGTGGTCGCCTGCACCTGGCACTGACCTTGAAAGAGGGCGCCAACGTGCTGCTGCTCGACGAACCGTCCAACGACCTTGACGTTGAGACCTTGCGTTCGCTTGAAGAAGCCCTGCTGGACTTCCCTGGCGCCGCCATTGTGATCTCTCACGACCGGTGGTTCCTTGACCGCGTCGCGACTCACATCCTGGCGTACGAAGACGACTCGCAGGCGATCTTCTTCGAAGGTAACTACACCGAGTACGAAGCTGACCGTAAAAAGCGCCTCGGCGAAGCGGCTACCCTGCCGCACCGTGTGCGTCACAAAAAACTGGCCCAGTAA
- a CDS encoding DUF3015 domain-containing protein, with protein MKRILLGTLFTVVSLNAMAQAPGGPNCGWGNMLFEGQRGTPAHFLASTTNGTSGNATFGMTSGTNGCTTKDALTYGGKSWIAMNGMMNELSEDMAKGNGEALTTYAVVLGVAPEDREHFAAVTHEHFQQIFSKADVTAEDVHSNTLAILKGDARLAKYATAA; from the coding sequence ATGAAACGGATTCTTCTTGGTACTCTCTTTACAGTTGTTTCCCTCAATGCCATGGCCCAGGCACCGGGCGGCCCGAACTGCGGTTGGGGCAACATGTTGTTCGAGGGCCAGCGTGGCACCCCTGCCCACTTCCTGGCATCCACCACCAACGGCACGTCCGGCAACGCCACCTTCGGCATGACCTCCGGCACCAACGGCTGTACCACCAAGGACGCCCTGACCTACGGCGGCAAATCGTGGATTGCCATGAATGGCATGATGAACGAGCTGTCCGAAGACATGGCCAAAGGCAATGGCGAAGCACTGACCACTTACGCGGTGGTCCTGGGCGTCGCCCCTGAAGACCGCGAGCACTTCGCCGCCGTCACCCACGAGCACTTCCAGCAGATCTTCAGCAAGGCCGATGTCACGGCTGAAGACGTTCACTCCAACACCCTGGCCATCCTCAAGGGCGATGCACGCCTGGCCAAGTACGCCACCGCGGCGTAA
- the gdhA gene encoding NADP-specific glutamate dehydrogenase: protein MIESVDQFLARLKKRDPDQPEFHQAVEEVLRSLWPFLEANPHYLTSGILERICEPERAIVFRVSWVDDEGKVRVNRGFRIQMNSAIGPYKGGLRFHPSVNLGVLKFLAFEQTFKNSLTSLPMGGGKGGSDFNPKGKSDAEVMRFCQAFMSELYRHIGSDVDVPAGDIGVGAREIGFMFGQYKRLSNQFTSVLTGKGMSYGGSLIRPEATGFGCVYFAQEMLKRSGQRIDGKRVAISGSGNVAQYAARKVMDLGGKVISLSDSEGTLYCEAGLSEEQWEALMELKNVKRGRISELAGQFGVEFLAGQHPWNLACDIALPCATQNELDAEAARTLLSNGCVCVAEGANMPTTLEAVDVFIEAGILFAPGKASNAGGVAVSGLEMSQNAMRLLWTAGEVDSKLHNIMQSIHHACVHYGEENGRINYVKGANIAGFVKVADAMLAQGVV, encoded by the coding sequence ATGATCGAATCCGTCGACCAGTTCCTTGCCCGCCTGAAAAAACGTGACCCGGACCAGCCTGAATTCCATCAGGCAGTGGAAGAAGTTCTGCGCAGTCTGTGGCCATTTCTTGAAGCCAATCCCCATTACCTGACTTCAGGCATTCTTGAGCGCATTTGCGAACCTGAGCGTGCGATCGTGTTCCGCGTTTCCTGGGTGGATGACGAAGGCAAGGTGCGGGTCAACCGCGGCTTCCGTATCCAGATGAACAGCGCCATTGGCCCGTACAAGGGCGGCTTGCGTTTCCATCCGTCGGTGAACCTGGGCGTGCTCAAGTTCCTGGCCTTTGAGCAGACGTTCAAGAACTCCCTGACCTCGCTGCCTATGGGCGGCGGCAAGGGTGGTTCGGACTTCAACCCCAAGGGCAAGAGCGACGCCGAAGTCATGCGTTTCTGCCAGGCCTTTATGAGCGAGCTGTATCGCCATATCGGTTCGGATGTTGATGTGCCAGCAGGCGACATCGGTGTTGGTGCGCGCGAAATCGGCTTTATGTTTGGCCAGTACAAGCGCCTGAGCAACCAGTTCACTTCCGTACTGACCGGCAAGGGCATGAGCTATGGTGGCAGCCTGATCCGCCCTGAAGCCACCGGCTTTGGCTGTGTGTACTTCGCCCAGGAAATGCTCAAGCGCAGCGGCCAGCGTATCGATGGCAAGCGCGTGGCGATTTCCGGTTCGGGTAACGTGGCGCAATATGCGGCGCGCAAGGTCATGGACCTGGGCGGCAAAGTGATCTCGCTGTCGGACTCCGAAGGCACGCTGTACTGCGAAGCCGGTCTGAGCGAGGAGCAGTGGGAAGCACTGATGGAGCTGAAAAACGTCAAGCGCGGCCGTATCAGCGAGTTGGCGGGGCAATTCGGCGTGGAGTTCCTGGCAGGCCAGCACCCGTGGAACCTGGCATGTGATATCGCGCTGCCATGTGCGACCCAGAATGAGCTGGACGCCGAGGCGGCGCGTACATTGCTGAGCAATGGCTGCGTTTGTGTGGCAGAAGGCGCGAACATGCCGACTACCCTGGAAGCGGTCGATGTGTTTATCGAGGCCGGTATTTTGTTCGCACCTGGCAAGGCATCCAACGCCGGTGGCGTGGCGGTCAGCGGGCTGGAAATGTCGCAAAACGCCATGCGCTTGCTGTGGACGGCGGGCGAAGTGGACAGCAAGCTGCACAACATCATGCAGTCGATCCACCATGCCTGCGTACATTACGGCGAAGAAAACGGCCGGATCAACTATGTAAAAGGCGCGAACATTGCCGGTTTCGTCAAAGTCGCCGACGCGATGCTGGCGCAGGGCGTGGTGTAA
- a CDS encoding chorismate mutase, whose product MAVNCDSLEQVREKIDGLDRQIVGLIAERGAYVSQAARFKKDSDAVRAPQRVEQVIGKVRALADELGANPDVTESVYRAMIAAFIEQELTEHQALAK is encoded by the coding sequence ATGGCTGTTAACTGTGATTCCCTTGAGCAAGTGCGCGAGAAAATCGACGGGCTGGATCGCCAGATTGTCGGCTTGATCGCCGAGCGCGGGGCTTACGTATCGCAAGCGGCACGTTTCAAGAAAGACAGCGATGCGGTCAGGGCGCCGCAACGGGTTGAACAGGTAATCGGCAAGGTACGGGCCCTGGCCGATGAACTGGGCGCCAACCCGGACGTCACTGAGAGCGTGTACCGCGCCATGATCGCGGCCTTTATCGAACAGGAACTGACGGAGCATCAGGCGCTTGCAAAATAG